In one window of Microbacterium sp. PM5 DNA:
- a CDS encoding transglutaminase domain-containing protein, with amino-acid sequence MSARPRLPRRAPRPAAQAATIEPRVLALDLTAAALLLAVSIVGFAPTFDSPQYLVAGVGGLALGLALAWAGARWRLGVLSLAGATIGAYIVFGGALALPHTALLGVVPTLETLQQLALGTITSWKQLLTTVPPVAASDGHLVVPFILTLVGAVLTGSLALRARHGAWALLPALAVLVATILLGVAQPAAPLVQGIVFAVVATVWLALRRAWDHDRAAVRIESAGASDAGAVRSSRTRRLVAGGIVLAVASAAGIATAAVATPPRYILRDFIVPPFDITDYPSPLQSFRGYVRDDADKTLFTVTGLPKDGRVRLATMDAYDGIVYNVSDDGAGSSSAFTPIRSNMSPAATGTAATLRVEIGDLSGVWVPDVGAVRDFTFDGPRASELARTTHFNDATGTAVAPAGLASGDAYTIDTVIPDLPSDTALADVPFAALKMPKQTGIPEKIADIASKATASADTPIERARALESYLHTQGFFSHGLGDDVVSLSGHGANRITSLFGGDQMVGDDEQYAVAMALMATQLGMPARVVMGWHADEKHPQDGPTLTATGGNLHAWVEIAFQGYGWVPFDPTPDEDNKPNDQSTKPKANPKPQVLQPPPPAQQPADLPPAIAENRDQDEEQAADLSWLGPVLLYGGLTLGILLLLAAPFIVMGVIKGVRRARRRNAERTADRISGGWDELVDSAVDLRAPVAIGATRAESALVVGSTFDDPRVTQLATRADVDVFGPGDPAPEDVDAFWREVDDIVGQMRGSTTVWQRLRARLSVRSLRRSGWSWHALGQAIAGTGRAVVARVRRGIRPRGTESSDD; translated from the coding sequence GTGAGCGCGCGCCCGCGGCTGCCGCGTCGCGCCCCGCGCCCCGCTGCACAGGCGGCGACGATCGAGCCGCGCGTTCTCGCTCTCGACCTGACCGCCGCCGCCCTGCTGCTCGCGGTGTCGATCGTCGGGTTCGCCCCCACCTTCGATTCGCCGCAGTACCTCGTCGCCGGCGTCGGCGGGCTCGCTCTCGGGCTGGCGCTGGCCTGGGCGGGAGCCCGGTGGCGCCTCGGGGTGCTGAGCCTGGCCGGCGCGACGATCGGCGCCTACATCGTCTTCGGCGGTGCGCTCGCGTTGCCGCACACGGCGCTGCTCGGCGTCGTCCCGACGCTGGAGACCCTGCAGCAGCTCGCCCTCGGGACGATCACGTCGTGGAAGCAGCTGCTGACCACGGTGCCGCCGGTCGCGGCATCCGACGGCCATCTCGTGGTCCCCTTCATCCTCACTCTCGTCGGCGCCGTCCTCACCGGATCGCTGGCTCTCCGGGCCCGCCACGGCGCCTGGGCTCTGCTGCCCGCGCTCGCGGTGCTGGTCGCGACGATCCTGCTGGGTGTCGCGCAGCCCGCGGCCCCGCTCGTTCAGGGCATCGTCTTCGCCGTCGTGGCGACGGTCTGGCTCGCGCTCCGGCGCGCGTGGGACCACGACCGCGCCGCAGTGCGGATCGAGTCGGCGGGGGCCTCGGATGCCGGGGCGGTGCGCAGCTCGCGCACGCGCCGACTCGTCGCCGGTGGGATCGTGCTCGCCGTCGCCTCGGCGGCGGGAATCGCCACCGCCGCGGTCGCCACCCCGCCGCGGTACATCCTGCGCGACTTCATCGTGCCGCCGTTCGACATCACCGACTATCCGAGTCCGCTGCAGTCCTTCCGCGGCTACGTGCGTGACGACGCCGACAAGACCCTGTTCACCGTGACGGGACTGCCCAAGGACGGCCGCGTGCGGCTGGCGACGATGGACGCGTACGACGGCATCGTCTACAACGTGTCCGACGACGGGGCCGGCTCCTCCAGCGCGTTCACCCCGATCCGCTCCAACATGTCTCCCGCGGCGACCGGCACCGCGGCCACGCTGCGGGTGGAGATCGGCGACCTGAGCGGAGTGTGGGTGCCCGATGTGGGCGCCGTCCGCGACTTCACCTTCGACGGCCCGCGGGCATCGGAACTTGCCCGCACGACGCACTTCAACGACGCCACCGGCACCGCCGTCGCCCCTGCGGGGCTTGCATCCGGCGACGCGTACACGATCGACACCGTCATCCCCGACCTCCCGAGCGACACGGCGCTGGCCGACGTGCCGTTCGCGGCTCTCAAGATGCCGAAGCAGACGGGCATTCCGGAGAAGATCGCCGACATCGCCTCCAAGGCCACAGCCAGCGCCGACACCCCGATCGAGCGCGCGCGGGCGTTGGAGAGCTACCTGCACACGCAGGGTTTCTTCAGCCACGGCCTCGGTGACGACGTCGTCTCGCTGTCGGGACACGGGGCCAACCGCATCACGTCGCTCTTCGGCGGCGACCAGATGGTCGGCGACGACGAGCAGTATGCCGTCGCGATGGCCCTGATGGCGACGCAGCTGGGCATGCCTGCGCGCGTCGTGATGGGCTGGCACGCCGACGAGAAGCACCCGCAGGACGGTCCGACGCTCACGGCCACCGGCGGCAACCTGCACGCGTGGGTGGAGATCGCCTTCCAGGGCTACGGCTGGGTTCCATTCGATCCCACCCCCGACGAGGACAACAAGCCCAACGACCAGTCGACCAAGCCGAAAGCCAACCCGAAGCCGCAGGTGCTCCAGCCGCCGCCGCCCGCGCAGCAGCCCGCCGACCTGCCCCCGGCGATCGCGGAGAACCGTGACCAGGACGAGGAGCAGGCCGCAGACCTCAGCTGGCTCGGACCCGTGCTGCTGTACGGCGGCCTCACCCTCGGCATCCTCCTGCTGCTGGCGGCGCCGTTCATCGTGATGGGCGTGATCAAGGGCGTGCGCCGTGCGCGCCGCCGCAACGCCGAGCGCACCGCGGACCGCATCTCGGGAGGCTGGGACGAACTGGTCGATTCGGCCGTCGACCTGCGGGCTCCGGTGGCGATCGGGGCGACCCGTGCCGAGAGCGCGCTCGTCGTCGGCTCGACTTTCGACGACCCGCGCGTCACGCAGCTCGCCACCCGCGCCGATGTGGATGTCTTCGGTCCGGGCGACCCCGCACCCGAGGATGTCGACGCATTCTGGCGCGAAGTCGATGACATCGTCGGCCAGATGCGCGGATCGACGACCGTCTGGCAGCGCCTTCGCGCACGGTTGAGCGTGCGGTCGCTGCGCCGCAGCGGCTGGTCGTGGCACGCCCTCGGCCAGGCGATCGCCGGCACCGGTCGCGCCGTCGTCGCGCGCGTGCGCCGCGGCATCCGCCCTCGTGGAACGGAGTCCTCCGATGACTGA
- a CDS encoding protein phosphatase 2C domain-containing protein: MIDATSAGPPIVVRVGAASHTGLRRRVNEDAYLAQAPLFLVADGMGGHDAGDRASAAVVAEFAHLVGGASLAIDQVRAALRRARSRVEAIASDGRAAGTTLSGVVVADVGGVGYWLTVNVGDSRTYRFAQGVLEQISVDHSVVQELLDAGVLSGADAATDSRRNEITRAIGAGSEGQADYWMVPAEPGDRILVCSDGLSGEVPADRLRDILAEEIDPEAAATRLIHEALLHGGRDNVTAVVVDAVHVAGFDDVYDTAPAGARRAEADGDTRPRAGTRGDV, from the coding sequence GTGATCGACGCCACGTCCGCGGGGCCGCCGATCGTCGTCCGCGTCGGTGCGGCGTCGCACACGGGTCTTCGCCGCCGCGTGAACGAAGACGCCTACCTCGCGCAGGCGCCCCTCTTCCTCGTCGCCGACGGGATGGGCGGACACGACGCGGGCGACCGCGCCAGCGCTGCGGTCGTGGCCGAGTTCGCCCACCTGGTCGGCGGTGCGAGTCTCGCCATCGACCAGGTGCGCGCGGCGCTGCGGCGCGCCCGGTCGCGTGTGGAGGCGATCGCCAGCGACGGACGCGCGGCGGGCACGACGCTGTCGGGCGTCGTCGTCGCCGACGTCGGTGGGGTCGGATACTGGCTGACCGTGAACGTCGGCGACTCCCGCACGTACCGCTTCGCGCAGGGCGTGCTCGAGCAGATCAGCGTCGATCATTCGGTCGTGCAGGAACTGCTCGACGCCGGCGTGCTGTCCGGCGCCGACGCCGCGACCGACAGCCGCCGCAATGAGATCACGAGGGCGATCGGGGCCGGAAGCGAAGGGCAGGCCGACTACTGGATGGTGCCGGCCGAGCCGGGCGATCGCATCCTGGTCTGCTCCGACGGCCTGTCCGGCGAGGTGCCGGCCGATCGTCTGCGCGACATCCTCGCCGAGGAGATCGATCCCGAAGCCGCGGCGACGCGACTGATCCATGAGGCGTTGCTGCACGGCGGACGCGACAACGTCACCGCGGTGGTCGTGGATGCCGTGCACGTCGCCGGCTTCGACGACGTGTACGACACGGCACCCGCAGGGGCGCGCCGAGCCGAAGCGGACGGCGACACCCGACCGCGCGCGGGCACGAGAGGTGATGTGTGA
- a CDS encoding DUF58 domain-containing protein encodes MSPAPETLTPSRRARRRGDDSGVPADAAAPVAPTPPTSDAEGEADAPLVAPREATAAERRRERIDAVRRRVVRVLRAIGDVVQPLGWVLIATAVLVWWLAFAYGWREFLVIAAVITVTLIISLGFLFGRTTYEIGLDLTRTRVVVGERAVGGLMLANRTPRTLLPSEVILPVGAGRGVFQVPRLAPDEEHEEVFAIPTTTRGVLSVGPVSVRRGDPLGLFERAHDRRQAVDLYVHPQTTALEGLSLGHLRDLEGLPVQHLARDDVSFHALREYQPGDDLRHVHWKSTARVGEVMVRQYEETRRSHFVVGLSTLPDEYREAAEFELAISVAGSIGLRALRDSRVLDARTQQGPLRSLSSRRFLDELSMLGHSRARLGGIVALAGGIAAHAPDAAVVVLVTGSRTDAAELRLACSRLPLGVRALAVVADTRVDAPALQRIGEADVVTVGALDQLPRAVRKVLS; translated from the coding sequence ATGTCGCCGGCACCGGAAACTCTCACCCCGTCGCGCCGCGCGCGGCGACGGGGTGATGATTCCGGCGTGCCCGCGGACGCCGCCGCGCCCGTCGCCCCGACGCCGCCGACGTCGGATGCCGAGGGCGAAGCCGACGCGCCCCTCGTCGCTCCCCGGGAGGCCACCGCGGCCGAGCGCCGGCGGGAGCGCATCGACGCGGTGCGCCGCCGCGTCGTCCGCGTGCTGCGGGCGATCGGCGACGTCGTGCAGCCACTGGGGTGGGTGCTGATCGCCACCGCCGTGCTCGTCTGGTGGCTGGCCTTCGCCTACGGCTGGCGCGAGTTCCTCGTCATCGCCGCCGTCATCACGGTGACCCTGATCATCAGCCTCGGCTTCCTCTTCGGCCGCACGACGTACGAGATCGGGCTCGACCTCACGCGCACTCGCGTCGTCGTGGGCGAGCGCGCCGTCGGTGGGCTCATGCTCGCCAACCGCACGCCGCGAACGCTGCTGCCCTCCGAAGTCATCCTTCCCGTCGGCGCCGGGCGCGGTGTCTTCCAGGTGCCGCGCCTCGCGCCCGACGAGGAGCACGAAGAGGTCTTCGCGATTCCGACGACGACACGCGGTGTGCTCTCGGTCGGACCGGTGAGCGTTCGCCGCGGCGACCCGCTGGGGCTGTTCGAACGGGCGCACGACCGCCGCCAGGCCGTCGATCTGTACGTGCACCCGCAGACGACGGCGCTGGAGGGCCTGTCGCTCGGCCACCTCCGCGATCTGGAGGGTCTGCCGGTGCAGCACCTCGCGCGCGACGACGTGTCCTTCCACGCGCTGCGGGAGTACCAGCCCGGCGACGACCTGCGCCACGTGCACTGGAAGTCGACCGCGCGGGTCGGCGAGGTGATGGTGCGCCAGTACGAAGAGACGCGCCGCTCGCACTTCGTCGTGGGCCTGTCCACGCTTCCCGACGAGTATCGCGAGGCGGCGGAGTTCGAACTCGCCATCTCGGTCGCCGGGTCGATCGGCCTGCGCGCCCTGCGGGATTCCCGCGTCCTCGATGCGCGCACTCAGCAGGGGCCGCTGCGCTCGCTCAGCTCCCGTCGCTTCCTCGACGAGCTCTCGATGCTCGGGCACTCGCGCGCCCGGCTCGGCGGCATCGTCGCGCTCGCCGGCGGCATCGCAGCCCATGCACCGGATGCCGCGGTCGTCGTGCTCGTCACGGGCTCGCGCACCGACGCGGCCGAACTCCGCCTCGCCTGCTCACGATTGCCGCTCGGCGTGCGCGCACTCGCGGTCGTCGCCGACACCCGGGTGGACGCACCGGCACTGCAGCGCATCGGCGAGGCCGACGTCGTCACCGTCGGTGCGCTCGACCAGCTGCCGCGGGCCGTCCGGAAGGTGCTCTCGTGA
- a CDS encoding RDD family protein, with protein MTDLDLVRRPAQVGRRVGAYLIDAAIGMVVLLIAVGVFAGISFGTGGALPLPLAVALAYVIGLGWFVVYTLMQAGAGSLGMRALGLRLVREGGAVDASAPASRLGFGRALGRNLVWALGGAIVVGYFSPLFDSSPWHRGWHDRAVGAVMTDVAGRSPVPAADSRAEAAPPSPPSSLAPTVLPAAPILPEGQAPELGGWSRAEPPAPVRSTPLASGVISFVPGVSDADRLDQPAPAPAPGLPTVEVSDATPPVSGAPAADRGPVSGAGVVIESIDETRISTGERPFARLVWDDGTRQALYGRTLFGRNPAPETGAMVSPVRDETLSLSKTHFEMIPDDDRAVWVVDRHSTNGVAVRRGDDLLPLEPGERTRVRAGDVLVFGDRQVTVEVTS; from the coding sequence ATGACTGATCTGGATCTCGTGCGGCGCCCGGCACAGGTGGGCCGGCGGGTGGGCGCCTACCTGATCGACGCGGCGATCGGAATGGTCGTCCTGCTGATCGCGGTGGGCGTGTTCGCCGGTATCTCCTTCGGCACCGGAGGGGCGCTGCCCCTGCCGCTGGCCGTGGCCCTGGCGTACGTGATCGGTCTCGGTTGGTTCGTCGTCTACACCCTGATGCAGGCCGGCGCCGGCTCGCTCGGCATGCGCGCGCTCGGGCTGCGACTCGTGCGGGAGGGTGGGGCGGTCGATGCGTCGGCCCCCGCATCGCGCCTCGGCTTCGGCCGCGCGCTCGGCCGCAACCTCGTCTGGGCGTTGGGCGGCGCGATCGTCGTCGGGTACTTCTCCCCGCTCTTCGACTCGTCGCCGTGGCACCGCGGATGGCACGACCGCGCCGTGGGGGCCGTCATGACCGATGTCGCCGGCCGTTCGCCGGTGCCGGCAGCAGATTCCCGCGCGGAGGCGGCGCCCCCGTCGCCCCCGTCGAGTCTGGCGCCGACGGTGCTACCGGCTGCCCCGATTCTGCCGGAGGGGCAGGCGCCCGAACTCGGCGGCTGGTCGCGCGCCGAGCCTCCCGCGCCGGTGCGGAGCACTCCGCTCGCGAGCGGCGTCATCTCCTTCGTCCCCGGGGTGAGCGACGCCGACCGACTCGATCAGCCCGCGCCCGCGCCCGCACCCGGCCTGCCGACGGTGGAGGTGTCCGACGCGACGCCGCCGGTCTCCGGCGCACCGGCCGCCGATCGCGGGCCCGTATCCGGTGCCGGCGTGGTCATCGAGAGCATCGACGAGACCCGGATCTCCACCGGAGAGCGTCCATTCGCGCGCCTCGTGTGGGACGACGGAACGCGGCAGGCGCTCTACGGTCGCACGCTCTTCGGCCGTAATCCCGCACCCGAGACGGGCGCGATGGTCTCACCCGTGCGCGATGAGACGCTGTCGCTGTCGAAGACGCATTTCGAGATGATCCCCGACGACGATCGCGCGGTGTGGGTGGTCGATCGGCACTCCACCAACGGGGTCGCGGTGCGCCGCGGTGACGACCTCCTCCCGCTGGAGCCGGGCGAGCGCACTCGGGTCCGCGCCGGAGACGTGCTCGTCTTCGGCGACCGGCAGGTGACCGTCGAGGTGACCTCGTGA
- a CDS encoding MoxR family ATPase: MSMTPEQAAWFRDTFTRLVDNVDQALLGKREVVGLVLSAMLAEGHVLLEDAPGTGKTSLAKAIAASVQGTSTRIQFTPDLLPSDVTGVTIYDQQNHRFEFHRGPVFSSIVLADEINRASPKTQSALLEVMEESRVTVDGVAHEVGRPFLVIATQNPIEQSGTYKLPEAQLDRFMLKTSIGYPTLAVTERILAGAVDRNPSASLGAIITTSAVADMADLAATVHVDPVVARYAAQLVEHTRASDATRLGVSVRGAISMMRVAKVYAAAQGRHFVVPDDVKTLAVPVWAHRLVLDPEAEFSGTTAESIVQRAVSAVEAPLARAAS, translated from the coding sequence ATGAGCATGACCCCCGAACAGGCCGCGTGGTTCCGCGACACCTTCACGCGTCTCGTCGACAACGTCGATCAGGCGCTGCTGGGAAAGCGGGAGGTGGTGGGCCTGGTGCTCTCCGCGATGCTCGCCGAAGGACACGTGCTCCTTGAGGACGCTCCGGGCACGGGCAAGACGAGCCTCGCGAAGGCCATCGCCGCCTCCGTCCAGGGCACGAGCACGCGCATCCAGTTCACGCCCGACCTGCTGCCCTCCGACGTCACGGGCGTCACGATCTACGATCAGCAGAACCACCGGTTCGAGTTCCACCGCGGACCGGTCTTCTCCTCGATCGTGCTGGCCGACGAGATCAACCGTGCCTCGCCCAAGACGCAGTCGGCGCTGCTGGAGGTCATGGAGGAGTCGCGCGTCACGGTGGACGGCGTGGCCCACGAGGTGGGTCGACCGTTCCTCGTGATCGCGACGCAGAACCCCATCGAGCAGTCGGGAACGTACAAACTGCCCGAAGCGCAGCTCGACCGCTTCATGCTGAAGACCTCGATCGGCTACCCGACGCTCGCCGTCACCGAGCGGATCCTCGCGGGGGCGGTCGACCGCAACCCGTCGGCATCCCTCGGCGCCATCATCACCACGAGCGCGGTCGCCGACATGGCGGACCTTGCCGCCACTGTGCACGTCGACCCCGTGGTCGCGCGGTATGCCGCGCAGCTCGTCGAGCACACGCGCGCGTCCGACGCGACCCGCCTCGGCGTCTCGGTGCGCGGAGCGATCTCGATGATGCGCGTCGCCAAGGTCTACGCGGCCGCGCAGGGTCGCCACTTCGTGGTGCCCGACGACGTGAAGACCCTCGCCGTGCCGGTGTGGGCGCACCGCCTTGTGCTCGACCCCGAGGCGGAGTTCTCCGGAACGACCGCCGAGAGCATCGTCCAGCGGGCGGTCTCCGCCGTGGAGGCCCCCCTGGCGCGGGCCGCCAGCTGA